In one Novosphingopyxis iocasae genomic region, the following are encoded:
- a CDS encoding DUF2285 domain-containing protein, translating into MASARLGGDNYLIPQDQSVPIRLAALDAFHRCVDGSALPTKRYPLRPTTYQSRRLHLLLAILDNLARAPEGVTLREIAGTLVYRGLSAQRAIDWKSSSQRRQTQRLVAEARRMASHGYLDLLRQSRFRPFQTH; encoded by the coding sequence ATGGCCTCAGCCCGGTTGGGTGGAGACAATTATCTGATCCCTCAAGACCAGTCGGTTCCGATCAGGCTAGCGGCGCTCGATGCGTTTCACCGCTGCGTTGATGGCTCCGCTCTGCCCACCAAGCGATACCCCTTACGGCCCACCACCTATCAGTCCAGACGCCTCCACTTGCTGCTCGCCATACTCGATAATCTGGCCAGAGCGCCTGAGGGTGTCACCCTCCGAGAGATTGCGGGAACCCTCGTCTATCGCGGATTATCCGCGCAACGCGCCATAGACTGGAAATCGTCATCGCAACGCCGACAGACCCAGCGTCTTGTCGCCGAAGCACGGAGGATGGCGTCGCACGGCTATCTCGACCTGCTTCGCCAAAGCCGGTTCCGACCTTTTCAAACGCACTGA
- a CDS encoding transcriptional regulator domain-containing protein, which translates to MARPFDSNDRVGGYDFSDFAQEFLRRNSSYRQQYARIASASGFDAQSPACRRMARSWGLEFPD; encoded by the coding sequence ATGGCTCGACCATTTGACAGCAACGACCGGGTCGGCGGATACGACTTTTCGGATTTCGCGCAGGAATTCCTGCGCCGCAATTCCTCTTACCGGCAACAATACGCACGGATCGCCAGCGCTAGCGGCTTCGACGCGCAATCCCCAGCTTGCCGCCGAATGGCGCGTTCATGGGGCCTTGAATTTCCCGATTGA
- a CDS encoding RNA polymerase sigma factor — protein sequence MTQIAAEIRHQSPQCMGPAYCAAKLSRTVGRRRTLDALYREERAGLIAYLARRVGSERARDLAQDVFLRAATSKQLTELVNPAGFLRRIAFNLLVDEARRQKCRVRTQPLLENADAPSRAAQEDAVHAREARHVLEIALAELPQKTARIFAMNRFEKKSYREIHLELGIALPTVDYHMMKALAHLRQALGHSW from the coding sequence ATGACTCAAATTGCCGCCGAAATTCGGCACCAATCTCCCCAGTGCATGGGCCCCGCATATTGCGCTGCAAAGCTAAGCCGAACGGTCGGTCGCCGCCGCACACTCGATGCCCTCTACCGCGAGGAACGGGCTGGACTGATCGCATATCTTGCGCGCCGCGTGGGCTCCGAACGCGCCCGCGACCTAGCACAGGACGTGTTCCTGCGTGCGGCGACCAGCAAGCAGCTAACGGAACTCGTCAATCCGGCGGGCTTTCTGAGGCGGATTGCATTCAACTTGCTGGTGGACGAGGCGCGGCGGCAAAAGTGCCGGGTCAGGACCCAGCCACTTCTGGAAAACGCAGACGCGCCAAGCCGCGCCGCGCAAGAAGATGCCGTACACGCTCGTGAAGCCCGGCACGTGTTGGAAATCGCGCTCGCAGAGCTCCCCCAAAAGACCGCGCGTATCTTCGCGATGAACCGCTTCGAGAAGAAATCCTACCGCGAGATACATCTTGAGCTCGGCATCGCACTGCCGACCGTCGACTATCACATGATGAAAGCTCTTGCGCATTTGCGTCAAGCGCTGGGTCACAGTTGGTGA